A part of Solicola gregarius genomic DNA contains:
- the glgC gene encoding glucose-1-phosphate adenylyltransferase: MRRTRNPSVLAIVLAGGEGKRLLPLTADRAKPAVPFGGTYRLIDFTLSNIVNSGYLQVIVLTQYKSHSLDRHISTAWRLPTMLDEYVAPVPAQQRVGKRWYLGSADAIYQSLNLIRDARPDLVLVAGADHVYRMDFSQLVAAHRETGAAATVGAIRRPIGEAGQLGVIEVDPTSPRRIVDFREKPAAPVPLPDSPHEVLASMGNYVFETDALVEAVSADARNESTNHDMGGDVVPALAARGEAAVYDFRDNDVAGSYNRDRDYWRDVGTLESYHAAHMDLVSPLPVFNLYNYEWPTYTHYGPHPPAKLVRGANGEPARTEDAIVSAGAVITGGTVRESVLSPRCFVDADAVVTDSVLLDEVYVGKGAQVHNAILDKGVSVPAGMRIGDDAEADRANGLIVQESGLVVAEKGLAF, from the coding sequence GTGCGACGTACACGCAACCCCTCGGTGCTCGCGATCGTCCTCGCGGGTGGCGAGGGCAAGCGGCTGCTGCCGCTGACGGCCGACCGGGCGAAGCCGGCGGTGCCGTTCGGCGGCACGTACCGGCTGATCGACTTCACGCTGTCGAACATCGTGAACTCCGGCTACTTACAGGTCATCGTCCTGACGCAGTACAAGTCGCACAGCCTCGACCGGCACATCAGCACCGCCTGGCGGCTGCCGACCATGCTCGACGAGTACGTCGCGCCCGTGCCCGCCCAGCAGCGGGTCGGTAAGCGGTGGTATCTCGGCAGCGCCGACGCGATCTACCAGAGCCTCAACCTGATCCGCGACGCCCGACCCGATCTGGTGCTGGTGGCCGGCGCCGACCACGTGTATCGGATGGACTTCTCGCAGCTGGTCGCGGCACACCGCGAGACGGGCGCGGCCGCGACGGTCGGCGCGATCCGACGTCCGATCGGCGAGGCCGGGCAGCTCGGCGTCATCGAGGTCGACCCGACGAGCCCGCGCCGGATCGTCGACTTCCGGGAGAAGCCGGCCGCACCCGTGCCGCTGCCCGACAGCCCACACGAGGTGCTCGCGTCGATGGGCAACTACGTGTTCGAGACCGATGCGCTGGTCGAGGCGGTCTCGGCGGACGCGCGCAACGAGTCGACGAACCACGACATGGGCGGCGACGTCGTGCCCGCCCTTGCCGCGCGCGGTGAGGCGGCGGTGTACGACTTCCGCGACAACGACGTCGCCGGCTCGTACAACCGCGATCGCGACTACTGGCGCGACGTCGGAACCCTCGAGTCGTACCACGCGGCGCACATGGATCTCGTGTCGCCGCTGCCGGTCTTCAACCTCTACAACTACGAGTGGCCGACGTACACGCACTACGGTCCGCATCCGCCCGCGAAGCTGGTACGTGGCGCGAACGGCGAGCCCGCTCGTACCGAGGACGCGATCGTGTCCGCCGGTGCGGTCATCACGGGCGGCACCGTACGCGAGTCGGTGCTGTCGCCGCGGTGCTTCGTCGACGCCGACGCGGTCGTCACCGACTCCGTGCTCCTCGACGAGGTGTACGTCGGCAAGGGAGCCCAGGTGCACAACGCGATTCTCGACAAGGGGGTGAGCGTGCCCGCGGGCATGCGGATCGGTGATGACGCAGAGGCCGATCGAGCGAACGGGCTGATCGTCCAGGAGTCCGGGCTCGTCGTCGCCGAGAAGGGTCTCGCGTTCTAG